The following are encoded together in the Diabrotica undecimpunctata isolate CICGRU chromosome 7, icDiaUnde3, whole genome shotgun sequence genome:
- the Spase12 gene encoding signal peptidase complex subunit 1, which translates to MDFINRIPTHMDFEGQARAEKLSRIIITLFGAVGLIWGYIIQQFSQTVYILGAGFVLAALLTIPPWPLYRKKPLDWQPVKNNDNHPKETSKKGKKNK; encoded by the exons ATGGATTTCATCAATCGTATACCTACCCATATG gACTTTGAAGGGCAAGCCAGGGCAGAAAAGTTATCTAGAATTATCATAACATTATTTGGAGCAGTCGGTCTCATTTGGGGCTATATTATTCAACAATTCTCTCAGACGGTATACATTTTAGGTGCCGGATTCGTATTAGCTGCTCTA ttaaccATTCCACCTTGGCCTCTATATAGGAAAAAACCATTGGACTGGCAGCCAGTAAAGAATAATGATAATCATCCTAAAGAGACTTCAAAGAagggaaagaaaaataaataa